Below is a window of Streptomyces genisteinicus DNA.
TGCTGCGGGTCGCGCGGACCGAGGAGTACCTGGACAGCGACGAGGCGGCGGAGGCCGTGGCCGCGGCGGCGCTGGTCGCCGCGCAGTGCCCCGGCGGGGAGCCGGTGACCACGGCGTACGGCCCCGACGAGCCGATACCGGCGCTGCCCCCGGAGCTGCGGGGGCTCGCCGTCAGTGCGCTCGACCGCACGCTGCGCGAGCCGTCGGAGCTGCTGGAGCTCTGGGACGAGTCCGGCTCCGGCCCGGCCTGGCGGGCGGATGTGCTCCGGCTGCGTGACGTCCTCGTGGCGGGCGGGGACGCACCGGGCGCGGGAGGGGAGTCTGCCCTGGGGTGAGTCCGCTGTGAGTCCGCCCCCACGAGTGCACGAGGAGCGAGGGACGATGACCGACGACGAATCCGAGATCCGCGATCTGATCACGCGGTGGACCGAGGCCGTGCACCGGGGGGATCTCCCGGCCGTACTGGCCGACCACGCGGACGACATCGTGATGTTCGACGTGCCGCCGCCGCACGACGGCGTCCGGGGCATCGGCGCCTACCGGGAGACCTGGCCGCCGTTCTTCGACTGGCAGGCGCAGGGCGCGGTGTTCGAGCTGGTGTCGCTCGACGTCACGGCGGGCGGGGACGCCGCCTTCGCCCATGCCCTGCTGCGGTGCGGCACGCCCGAGGAGCTGACGGCGCACCCGGAGTCCCGGCTGCGGCTCACGGTCGGGCTGCGCCGTGAGTCGGGCCGCTGGGTGGTCGCCCACGAGCACCACTCCTTCGCGGACACCTCGGCGGCCGAGCCCGCCCCCTGACACGTGCGCGCCGCCCGCGGGAGGGGGCAGGCGGCGCGGACGGCACGACACCCGTGGCCACGCCGGCGCGGGAGCCGGCTCCGGTACGGGACGGGGGTCCGTACCGGGGCCGGCGAAGGGCCCGCCAGGGGTGACACCGGGGGCGTCCGCTCACAGGTGAGTGGGCGCTCACAGGTGGGTGGGCGCGAACATCCGCAGGTGGGCCGGGAGGACGACGACGGAGGGACCCGGTGCCGCCAGGGCCTTCGCCAGATCCTGGGCGAGCGTTCCCGGCTCCGTGCGGACGGCCGGCACGCCGAACGACTCGGCGAGCGCCACGAAGTCGGGCCGGGCGAGTTCCGTCCCGGTCGCCTCGCCGAAGGCGTCCGTCATGTACTCGCGGAGGATGCCGTAGCCGCCGTCGTCCACGATCAGCCAGGTGACCGGCAGGTCGTACTGGCGGGCGGTGGCGAGTTCGGCGATCGAGTACATGGCGCCGCCGTCGCCGGAGACGGCGAGCACGGGCTGCGTGCGATCGGCCGAGGCGGCGCCGATGGCGGCCGGGAAGGCGTAGCCGAGACCGCCCGCGCCCTGGGCCGAGTGCATGGTGTTCGGCCGGCGGGCGTCGAAGGCGGACCACGCCCAGTAGGCGAGGATCGTCATGTCCCAGAAGCTGGGCGACTCGTCCGGGAGCGCCTGGCGGACCGAGGCCAGCAGCTGCTGCTCCACGGTCAGTTCCTGCGCGTCGATCCGGGCGCGGACCGCGGCGAGCAGTTCCCGGACGGAGCCGGCGGCGGCCGGGTCCCGGCGCTCGGTGACGGTCTCCAGCAGGGCCTGGAGACCGAGCCGGGCGTCGGCGTGGATGCCGATGCCGGGGTGGTTGGACTCCAGCTTCCCGGCGTCGGCCTCGATCTGGATCATCCGGCCGCGCGGGGCGAACGTGTGGTAGTTCGAGGAGAGTTCGCCGAGTCCGGAGCCGACGACGAGCAGGACGTCGGCCGCCTCCAGGTAGTCGGTGGTGTGCCGGTCCTCCAGCCAGGACTGGAGGGAGAGCGGGTGCTCCCAGGGGAAGGCGCCCTTGCCGCCGAAGGTGGTCACCACGGGGGCGTCGAGCTTCTCGGCGAGGGCGCGCAGCTTGCCGGAGGCGTCGGAGCGCACCACTCCGCCGCCCGCGACGATCACGGGCCGCTCGGCGCGGGAGAGCAGGTCGGCGGCGACGGCGGTGAGCTCGGGTCGCGGCGCGAGCTCCTCCGGCCCGGCGTCCATGGCGGTGACGACGGGCAGGACCGTCTCCGCGAGCAGCACGTCCTGCGGGATCTCGACCCAGACCGGGCCGTGCGGCGCGGTGAGCGCCGACTCCCAGGCCGCGGCGATCGCCGACGGGATCTGGGAGGCCGTGCGCACCACGTGCACGGACTTGACGATGTCGCGGAACGACGCCTGCTGGTCGCGCAGTTCGTGCAGGTAGCCGTGGCGTCCGCCGCCGAGTCCGGCGGCCGGGATCTGGCTGCCGATGGCGAGCACCGGCGCGGAGGCGGCGGCCGCCTCCTGGAGGGCGGCGAGCGACATCAGCGCGCCGGGGCCGGTGGACAGCAGCAGGGGCGCGGCCTCGCCGGTGATGCGGCCGTAGGCGTCGGCGGCGAAGCCGGCGTTGTTCTCGACGCGCAGGCCGACGTAGGTCAGGTCGGAGCGGCGCAGGGCGTCGAACATGCCCAGGGCGTGCTGTCCGGGCAGGCCGAAGACGGTCGTCGCGCCGAGCCCGGCGAGGGTCTCGACGACGAGGTCGCCCCCGTTGCGCCCGGCGGGCGGGTTGAGGGCGGCCTCGGTCTGGGCCGCGGTGGGGCGCAGCACCAGGTCGTGGTCGTGGGTCACTTGCCGTTCCTTGCCTCGGCGATCTGGCGGGTCATGATCGTCGTCAGTTCGTACGCCGTGTGCGATGCCGCGACGGCGGTGATCTCCGCGTGATCGTACGCCGGGGCGACCTCGACGACGTCCGCGGAGACGAGGTTGCAGGAGGCGAGTCCGCGCAGGATCTCCAGGAGCTCGCGCGAGGTCATGCCGCCCGCCTCGGGGGTGCCGGTGCCGGGGGCGTGGGCGGGGTCGAGGCAGTCGATGTCGATGGAGATGTACAGCGGCCGGTCGCCGATGCGCTGGCGGAGCTGGTCGGCGACCTCGTCGGCGCCCCGCCGGTAGACGTCGGCGGAGGTGACGATGCCGAAGCCCATCTTCTCGTCGTCGGTGAGGTCCTGCTTGCCGTACAGGGGGCCGCGGGTGCCGACGTGGGAGAGGGCGGAGGTGTCGAGGATGCCTTCCTCGACGGCCCGGCGGAACGGCGTGCCGTGGGTGTACTCGGCGCCGAAGTAGGTGTCCCAGGTGTCGAGGTGGGCGTCGAAGTGGAGCAGGGCGACGGGGCCGTGCTTCTTGGCGACCGAGCGCAGCAGCGGCAGCGCGATGGTGTGGTCGCCGCCGAGGGTCATCATCCGCGCGCCGGTGGCGAGCAGGTCGTCGGCGGCGGCCTCGATGGTCTCGACGGCCTCGTTGATGTTGAACGGGTTGGCCGCGATGTCGCCCGCGTCGGCGACCTGGGCGAGCGCGAAGGGCGAGGCGTCCTGTGCCGGGTTGTAGGGGCGCAGGAGCCTGGACGCCTCGCGGATGGCGTTGCCGCCGAAGCGCGCGCCGGGGCGGTAGGAGACGCCGGTGTCGAAGGGGACGCCGACCACGGCGACGTCGGTGGTGCCGACCTCGTCGAGGCGGGGCAGCCGGGCGAACGTGGCGGGCCCGGCGTACCGCGGGACGCGGGAGGAGTCGATGGGGCCGCGCGGCTCGGTGCTGCTCATGTCTGTTCCTTCTTTCCTGCGCTGGGTCGCGGGGCGCGGGGCGCGGGTCTCGTGGTCGCCGCTCCCGGCTGCCGCCCGCGGTCACTCGTGTGGTGTGACCGCTCGGCTGGGGGTGTGGTTCGGGGTCGTGCCGTCTTCGACGGTACGGGGGCGTCCGGCCGCGGCGGGCGGGTGCCCGCCGCGGCCGGACGCGGGGCTCAGCGCGCCGCGGCGGGCTCGGGCGCGGGGGGCTCCGGTGCGGCGCCCTCGCCCTCGTCCGGGGCTCCGCGGCCCGCGAGGCGCTCGCGCCAGTGGGCGAGGACGGCCGGGTCGGTGGGCCTGGTGGCGAGGCTGACCACCAGGTAGGTGGCGAGCGAGGCGAGCAGGCCGTAGTAGATCGGCTGGTTGGCGAGGATGCCGTAGGCCGCCATGAAGCCGATCACCGACAGCCCGCCGACCGCGACGGCGGCCAGCGCGCCCTGGACCGTGCCGCGCTTCCAGAGCAGCCCGCCGAGGATCGGCACCAGCAGTCCGCCGACGAGCAGGTTGTAGGCGACGGTGAGCGCCTCGACCACGTCGTTCAGCGCGATGGAGATGCAGATGGTCGCGATGCCCATGGCGAGGATGAACGCCCGGTTGCCCTTGACCTCGTCGTGGTCGGTGGCGCCGGAACCCGCCCGTCCGCGCAGCCGGGACCAGATGTCGTTGTTGGCGACGGTGGCACAGGCGATCAGCGCCCCGGACGAGGTGGACATGACGGCCGCCAGGGCGGCGGCGAGCACCAGGCCCCGCACACCCATCGGGAGTTCGTCGGTGACGATGGTGGCGAAGGCGTCGTCGGCGCTGGCCAGGTCCGGGTAGAGCACCTTGGCGGCGGTGCCGATCACGGCGCCGGCGATGGCGTAGACGAGGCAGTACGTACCGGCGATCGTGCCGCCCCAGCGGGCGACCTTGTCGCTGCGGGCGGTGAACACCCGCTGCCAGATGTCCTGCCCGATCAGCATGCCGAAGGTGTAGATCAGGACATAGGTGAAGATCGTCTCGCCGCCGATGCCGAGCGGGGCGAAGTACTCGTTCGGGAGCTGGGCCTTCATCTCGGCGAAGCCGCCGGCCTTGACCACCGCGATCGGCAGCAGGAGCAGCAGGACGCCGATGGTCTTCACGACGAACTGGACCATGTCGGTGATGGTGATCGACCACATGCCGCCGAGCGTGGAGTAGGCGACCACGATCGCGCCGCCGAGGATGATCGACACCGTGCGGTTCACGTCGAAGAGGACGTCGAAGATCGTGGCGTAGGCGATGGTGGAGGTGACCGCCAGCATCAGCGTGTACGCCCACATCACCAGTCCGGTGATCAGACCGGCCCGGCCGCCGTAGCGCAGGTCGAGCATCTCGGAGACGGTGTAGACCTTCAGCCGGGCGATGCGCGCGGAGAAGAAGACGGACAGGGCGAGCAGCCCGAATCCGATGGTGAGGACCATCCACGCGCCGGAGAGACCGTGCTTGTAGCCGAGGCCGACGCCGCCGATGGTGGAGGCGCCGCCGAGGACGATCGCGGCCATGGTGCCGGAGTACATGCCGGGCCCGAGGCGCCGGCCGGCCACCAGGAACTCGCTCTTGGACTTGGCGCGGCGCATGCCCCACCAGCCCATGCCGAGCATGCCGGCCAGATAGACGACGATCACTGCATAGTCGACAGCCATCGGCTTTCCTTCCGTGTCGTCCCCCGGAACGGTCAGTGGAGTGCGCGTGCGCTGAGCATTGACGGTAAGTGGCCGGAAAGCATCGAAGAAGTGTACGTTTCATCCACTCCTTCCCC
It encodes the following:
- the speB gene encoding agmatinase, with protein sequence MSSTEPRGPIDSSRVPRYAGPATFARLPRLDEVGTTDVAVVGVPFDTGVSYRPGARFGGNAIREASRLLRPYNPAQDASPFALAQVADAGDIAANPFNINEAVETIEAAADDLLATGARMMTLGGDHTIALPLLRSVAKKHGPVALLHFDAHLDTWDTYFGAEYTHGTPFRRAVEEGILDTSALSHVGTRGPLYGKQDLTDDEKMGFGIVTSADVYRRGADEVADQLRQRIGDRPLYISIDIDCLDPAHAPGTGTPEAGGMTSRELLEILRGLASCNLVSADVVEVAPAYDHAEITAVAASHTAYELTTIMTRQIAEARNGK
- a CDS encoding sodium:solute symporter, yielding MAVDYAVIVVYLAGMLGMGWWGMRRAKSKSEFLVAGRRLGPGMYSGTMAAIVLGGASTIGGVGLGYKHGLSGAWMVLTIGFGLLALSVFFSARIARLKVYTVSEMLDLRYGGRAGLITGLVMWAYTLMLAVTSTIAYATIFDVLFDVNRTVSIILGGAIVVAYSTLGGMWSITITDMVQFVVKTIGVLLLLLPIAVVKAGGFAEMKAQLPNEYFAPLGIGGETIFTYVLIYTFGMLIGQDIWQRVFTARSDKVARWGGTIAGTYCLVYAIAGAVIGTAAKVLYPDLASADDAFATIVTDELPMGVRGLVLAAALAAVMSTSSGALIACATVANNDIWSRLRGRAGSGATDHDEVKGNRAFILAMGIATICISIALNDVVEALTVAYNLLVGGLLVPILGGLLWKRGTVQGALAAVAVGGLSVIGFMAAYGILANQPIYYGLLASLATYLVVSLATRPTDPAVLAHWRERLAGRGAPDEGEGAAPEPPAPEPAAAR
- a CDS encoding YybH family protein, which produces MTDDESEIRDLITRWTEAVHRGDLPAVLADHADDIVMFDVPPPHDGVRGIGAYRETWPPFFDWQAQGAVFELVSLDVTAGGDAAFAHALLRCGTPEELTAHPESRLRLTVGLRRESGRWVVAHEHHSFADTSAAEPAP
- a CDS encoding thiamine pyrophosphate-binding protein, coding for MTHDHDLVLRPTAAQTEAALNPPAGRNGGDLVVETLAGLGATTVFGLPGQHALGMFDALRRSDLTYVGLRVENNAGFAADAYGRITGEAAPLLLSTGPGALMSLAALQEAAAASAPVLAIGSQIPAAGLGGGRHGYLHELRDQQASFRDIVKSVHVVRTASQIPSAIAAAWESALTAPHGPVWVEIPQDVLLAETVLPVVTAMDAGPEELAPRPELTAVAADLLSRAERPVIVAGGGVVRSDASGKLRALAEKLDAPVVTTFGGKGAFPWEHPLSLQSWLEDRHTTDYLEAADVLLVVGSGLGELSSNYHTFAPRGRMIQIEADAGKLESNHPGIGIHADARLGLQALLETVTERRDPAAAGSVRELLAAVRARIDAQELTVEQQLLASVRQALPDESPSFWDMTILAYWAWSAFDARRPNTMHSAQGAGGLGYAFPAAIGAASADRTQPVLAVSGDGGAMYSIAELATARQYDLPVTWLIVDDGGYGILREYMTDAFGEATGTELARPDFVALAESFGVPAVRTEPGTLAQDLAKALAAPGPSVVVLPAHLRMFAPTHL
- a CDS encoding DUF4259 domain-containing protein — protein: MGTWDIGHFDNDTAADFSGSLDDAAEADRPGILRETLLRVARTEEYLDSDEAAEAVAAAALVAAQCPGGEPVTTAYGPDEPIPALPPELRGLAVSALDRTLREPSELLELWDESGSGPAWRADVLRLRDVLVAGGDAPGAGGESALG